Below is a window of Neodiprion virginianus isolate iyNeoVirg1 chromosome 4, iyNeoVirg1.1, whole genome shotgun sequence DNA.
ATATACGTGGGCTTTGTCACTGAAATTTCATAGGAAACGCAATACCGAATTACAGAATGCCAATTGCACATTGACGAACGTTACAAAAACTTCATTAAATCCAACTAATGGCATTGAGCTGCCAGTTTGACTGTatcaataatttgtaaaaGTGCCGTTCTTTCgtttgttgaaattaaaagCAAAAAGTTTCAGCCAGCCACTGTGCGCCGCTAATTACTTCACTTTCACAACGCCAATAGGCACTCGGCACCTTTTTTCGTGTCGTTGATAAACTGTCATTTTCACGGGAATTGGTTCGAGCGTGGTGGATGCACGTACGATATAGGTGAACGTGTGAATTAATTTAAGAAGTTTCCGTGCACCGAATTAAGCCACAAAATCCAATTGTCAGAATAAAAGCAATCAGCGTAAGGTTTGCAACAAAGGAAAAACGTGCGGGAATAAATAATTCGACCGCAACGGCGATAACCGCATGACTTTACACACCTCATCATTCGTCTATCAgtactaaaaattttatactggATAGAATTGTGAACAAATAACAGAATCAGATGATAATTGAACACACGAAAAGAAGCGATAGAGAAACGTCAAATCATCCAACAAGTAGTCTTCTAGGTACGAAGAAGACACGTCGGTCAGCTGGACCGATATTCAAACGAACGGATTGTCACGCGCGTAAAAATGCTCGTTGTCAGCAGCATCGATACAATATGAAATATACGGTTATTCGAATGTAGGATCTTTTGTTTACTCACATCGAAGATAGTGCGATGTTCCAGCATGTAGGATTAATATTATGAACTGCCTTCCTCGTCGGGATGTCGGTCCTATTTAAAGCTTTGAACGGCAATTCGTCCGAAAATAACACAAAGGGATCACGAGGGCTGAGAGCGGAGCTTGCGCCGCGCAGGAGAAATAcacgcgtcgcgacgcccctGCTACGCAATTTTCCGCGGGCAGTGCCGTCGAGACCGACGCGCAGCGTCCCGACGCCTAGTTCATAGCTATTGGTTCAGCGTGTATTCACGTGAACTTGTTATTATTTTGCTATACGAATGATAAACATTGCTCGGACACTGCGACGTGGATGACCCTATAACAGAAATTGCGCACTGCAATCGAATTTAGGACACCGTCTTcctattattttatttatttttatttctcttttataTTACTCGTGGAGATCGACGTTTCAGCCGAAGCGCGTGCCGCtttcaaacaaataaatatgtgtatactATATTACGCGCTATATTCGCCGGGATACTCGGGTTGTTATTGTACGATATTTATCACAGCACAACGAGCGCTTTTTCATCTATTGAACTTACCGCGAACAACGCATTTGTGTcacattttactttttatacTATATCGAGTTTTTAATTGACAGGTACAAGGGAGTAACGTTGGTGATATGTACCTATATATTTAGAACAGTATTACGTTAGAATTGGATCAGTGTTTAATTTGATATCGAATTCCCTTAAAAACTTTGTCACGCTCACATTGCAGTAAATCATCGTTTCTTAGAACAGAATAATTAGATGATAAATGTACTGATCTCCCAAACAACGGTTGGTTTCATTAAACGAAACCAAGATCTACGTAAAAACGATTGAAATTAAAGATTTCTGCTTGCACGCGTCAGCACTTCGAACATCACTTCAAACGCAAATACGAAAGTGCCCAATGTGTATCTTGTGTCACACAAACTTTACTTCACGCATTGCGAATTGTTAAATTcttgtttttgtaataatgaaaaatctagaaacaaaatcgaaaatctACCTTTCCCTTATTTAAATCATACACTGCATACTTTGAATAGCGTGAATAACTGACttttacattgaaaaaagttcTTTGATACGTGGCTATATGCATAAAAACCATGTTTGTTTATCGTTTTGACATTGAACAATTCTACAATAATCATCTTGTTGTTAAAAAGAGTTTCTACTGACGCTTGTTTGTATGTACGCATTGGATATCAAATTCTCGGTAATCTTTATTTATATCGAACTAATTTTGTTCGAATTTCCAGACAACAATTCGAGTGCCCAATTTCTTAATCGTCTGCACCGAAATTTCAAGAAGGAAAATACAGCAATCCTCGCAATCGTACACTTGACAATTTGTTTAAATGAAGCGTCGCTAAAATGTATATTAAGTCTGataattatgtatgtataatcgTAATATTCACACTCGAATTTGTTGAACCAATAAGTATGAATTAATAGCTCAGAGGCGCTGAGACAACTCACAATTACTAAGATACCTTAAATaagtagaaaattaattcatgCATAAATTATAACGTGCTATCAAAGTTCAACTctaatacaataaattttacataaatgtTAAATTATTCACTTATCTGTGTGGCTCAGTATTATAAATGCACAATGTATTGTTGCCCAATTTTGCACAATgctagaaaaatatttgcacaTCCTTAATTCGTGTATCGGGCAAACCGTTTAAAGCGTGCATTCTGTTTCTGAAGATGAGATGGCTTTAAAGCTAAAACCCCAAAATACCCGGTGCTTCTTTTGAACTCTCAAGGCCACTGAGGTCGTCATTCCCCTCTTAGAATGCACGTGCAAAACACATTTCTTCCCGCTTCCTCAATACGTATAGAAGCGTGAgaatctgacaatgagagccAGAATTATTAATCACGTTCACAACCACAGgtgtaataattttacgtttcacaaaattagGTGAGATCCTTGTGAATTAAAGCTACGGCTTTCGCCGGCCTTTCTGAAATATCTGCAGTTGCTAAAAAATAAGACTTATTTCTATAATACCTACGTTCCAACAGGAAACCGACTGTTCTCAAATTCTACCACGCATAATGGTTTCTCTGAAAAATTATGTGCAgtcaaagtttaaaaattgacCCTCAAAAACCTGTGTTCGTCTCTGTATTCGAGATTAGGTTAATGATTTTCTGTTACTTTGGgtttaataacaaaataattcaCTTACTGTAAGTTATATGAATGCGAATatttaattatgaataattcacCAATGATGTATGATTTGATTTTGAAGAGATCTCTTTTATTactttctacaaattttctaaaatattttagtACTCGTACGATAGTGTATGTGAAAATAAACGTATAAGTAACAACGCAAGATTGAAGAATTCATAAAATAGTTTTAAATGATCAATAATAACACACGACCATGTTGTTTTTGTGATTACTTTTATTAAGAAATACTTTGCACTTAATAAATGCCTTACTTTGTAACTAATAATaaccatcatcatcatctccGTCATCATTAACGGGATCATCattatagttattattatttgttattattattattatcatcattatcatacTGCTGCTCTAAGTTTCTAATTCGAAGCATGCTTCACTAAGACATCTTACGCATCCTAAAATTAAGTAATCATATATTCTTAAAACGTTAATCATCATTTCATAAAAATGACGGAAAATACTTTGATTTCAAGAAtctggcaattttttttttttttcttcctctttagCTGCTAAAAACATCGCTGGCAACTTATATGGCTAAtgatctaaaaaaaaaagatttttctacaattgGTAAATTTCTATATAGAGTAGAATATTCACTTGAACAGAAACATAATGgatatttatatatctataatatatacctgATCGGGGATTCATAATAGCGAATTATGATATCAAAATACATAGGCGTAACGGAATTATATCCCGAATTATTCGTGATGTAGTAACAATTGTACAATCAACTAACTAATGTTTCCAGTGTGACACAAATTTCGCAGACTTCAGACTAAAGCAGATGTGGCAAGTACAGATATGACAAATCgttatcaaataataatagtatgaTACCTGTTGGCCAAATCGTCgtatatattcaattataacgGTGGAGccaagaataaaataattttgtaacatTTACCATCAATTGGGTAATTTTTCTGAGTTTTATAAACAGTTTTAATTGTTTACATAggaacattttcatttttgaaaaagacgattttttctggcaattaaaaaaactttatgACGACTATTTCTAAAAAAGTGAGACATTGGAAATAATGCTCTGTAAATACTTCATTCTATGCTCCATTTTTCGCGTTTGTTATTTTACAACTAATCCAGATTTATGAAGTCAATATCAATGAAACATGATTAGGCCCGAAAGATCGTTTGAGTAAACATGAATTGACACGGGAGAGGGAACTTCAGCCAGATTCCTTGCTTTAGTGATTGAACCGAAGTTTGGCAACTGAATAATACACTTACGGAAATGATTAATAAAGCATCGAACCAGAATTTTCAGCTACGAAATGTAGTAGTCTCtacaaataataatacctAACTCGGTAGAAATggataattgataaataataaatgatagAAATTAAATAGAATTaggataataaaaaatggctAAATATGCATATAGTATATCCTAATAGCGGCTATGACAATAATCGTTAAGTATTTTCCACGCTTATTTGATTGTTGTTTAGTTACACgttatgaaatattattatacacatgaGTATGACACGGATTACCGCTAGAAAATAAAGACACAAACACTGTGAACCTTACTGGTTCAACATTTTTGCTAATCTTACAAATGCGTTATGTATGCCGTtaaagaattaattattcttcattgGTTTGAAATACTGGGTTCAATAATCTTCATAAAACCTTTGTTGACTGGAAGCTTAGGACAATAATTTGTACCTAAGAGTATACAGAAGAAGTGCTGAACATGGAATCGGAAATCGTTTCTTCGATTCACTTATCGTAAAACCACGGTAAACTGTAACACTTGAGATAAATTAATTCTGACCGATTTTTGTGAGTTGATTGTTTTCTCACACTAAAACTGACATTCCTCGTTCGTCGACGCATATATTGGCATTCGGTACATATCAAccggaataaaaaataagatcGGATATTTGGGATATGAAAATCGAGATTTTGCCGAAAAATCTAAtgttaaaaagtttttaaattgtGTCGATCAATGTaatagttttcaaaatttatagcgactaattcaaatcaattcgaaaaatgtcgaaaaaactAGTGCCTTCGAGTCAAAgcaattatataaaataatccCGAGCCAAATCGGACAGGTCAACGGTCAGACCCAGGTCGATTTAACATGGAATGTCCCAAACAttacaaatgtatttttagtttatatgaaaaaattactataagaattcttaatttcattaaaacaGTAAACATAAGCGCAAAATGACGAATAACTTTTCtcccaaatattttctttgtctcaatttttctacgaCAGTTATATGCGAAACAACACAAAACGTATCATAATCTTATTTCTGTTGCTTGACATGACTGCTTAGCTCGTTTAATGGTGCGTAATCGCGGATTACATTGCTGTGAATTATGTAACGTTGTAAATGCTTTTTGAAagctttgtaaaataaattactaTCGTCaaatagtttgaaaataatttggtATATGTTCCTTTGTTCAGCACTGTTACCTGTAAAACACTCTCAACTAATATGGGTCGATTTTATTGCATAGTATGGAAAAATATGATTCTATCAAAATGCTATTTAACAAAGGCAATACATCGCTCTCTACGACTTCAAatgttgtcattattattgcCTATTAGACAAAACTTTTCTGAAAGGCCAAACCAACTTCAACAAAAATgatagataaaaaattataatcataaCTTTCTTCCatcatttttgttaaaaatggtaaaattattttgttttcttctttctacCCTCTATTTAAAACTTTATGTTTGTACACTATTGCGTAATAAGCATTGATTAATTTACTATATGTCATGATTCCTCATTTTTTTCGTGGCGCCTATGAAAGCTAAACAGTTATCTCTGAAAGAATATCGATCTAATTACTCGTTACCATATAATTTAACAATATATTTATCAGTTTATTTGAATAGTTTATGAGAAATGGCCAGAAAGAACTCACTTTTCATGATAAAGTGCCTACAAAAATATCTGTATAAGGATACGGGGGCTGCGGTTACTAAGTTATTACTAATTAATTAAGTATTCCCAGTATCTCCAGTCTCAAACTTAGTTCTGTTAGTATAATCATTAATATATGGTCAGTATCACAAAAGCAATTTTCAGGCTTTATCGTCAGTCACTGCATTGTTCAATTTCTTAATACGTTGTATACAGAGGAATGATAAAGTAGCATTTATCGCATCATGTTAAGGTGCATTTTTATCTCTCAAAGCTTCATAGACCTGGATTTCtcattcaaatttgatttataATCCTGTAAACCAAGTTCAAGACTGAAACTGGACCAGAATACATCGTATAAGTATTTTCCAGACTTAACTTAAACCAATTGGCTTTTCACGAGATAACACATGTAATAATTCGAACCTGAAATTCAACTATACAGGCACTTCAGTGTCCTGCATTGGGTTTTGACTATGAGTGAAATAGTTGAGCGAATGACGAATTATATGATCACGAATGGACCATTGATGGATGAGAACTCACCGtctcgaataaaattaatgcagtaaatctgaaaaacattttttacgaTGAGTATATACATACGCGAGCTGTTCGAGACTCATAATAGAGAGTGAGGCATATTATTTTCGACTATTTCAGGCTCCAAGCATGAACTATTAACTAGTAAACTTATCATTAGCTCCAACATAtatgtcagatttttttatttctacgaAAATAGTCTAGTTGATAATACGCGATGGGAAGAAACGTGTTGTTCTTTTTCAGTAGTTGCCTTAAATTTTTGCTAGCGTAAATCCTATGATGATGATTTCTAATTGCGAATAGTAACTTATTTCATAAGGCAACGATTGAGTGAAGCAAATGATAgtcattttaatattataacaaaagaaaatgtaaGAACTGAAAATGGATCATTGTTAATACCAATGTACGGAAGAGAGTAACTGTCATAAtcataatttacaatttgagcaataaaaaaaaaaaaaaaatcaaataaatcaaAGATATGAAaacataagaaaaattatgttcTGAGTAAGTACATAAAGCAATGTGTTGAGCCGATAGTAAAGCTGTACAAAATCTGTTAACGAAATTCGTTAACAAAGTAGTAAACTATTTACCATCGATAAACGGGAATTGACAAACCTAGACATTTTGTCAATAGAGCGTCATCGAAATACAGAGGTAGTCTTACGCCTAGAAAATGGATTAATAAATCTGGCAAATAATCTCTCATTTTTAAATCTACAGTCTTGTGCTCCAGTCATTGAACGtctaataattttgaattcatgaaAGCAACATAGTACCAAAAATCAGAAATCATTTAGAGTAACATAGCTCATGCCTGATGCACAATAGTGCCGGACTTCACCTCTCGCTAAGACAATTCAATAGAGCATCCTTTAATTTACATTTACGTTCTCAATCATCGCACTGAATTCTTATTTCTCCGTAATGATCTTAGATTTTACCATCTTAACTGTGTATCAGTAACCTAAAATGACACGACCTCCAAGAAGTGGTGAGGTTCCTATGAAAAATTAGTCTGGAACAGCTCCAAGATGTTGGAAATCAATCAATTTGACTTAACTGTAATCTAAGATCTCACTACTTTTTAGGATAGCACTAAGGTAAACTGGTGTTCAGACTCTCCGGCAATCGGTAGTTCATCATGTGAAACGGTGGGCTCGCAGGACTACCTGGTTGACTGTTCATTCCAAGACTATTGGATCCGCGTCCACGTTTCCTCCTCTGTAAGATTCCCTTGCGTACCATGTAGAAACGGATCGTACTAATTGGGATGTTATATTTTTCTGAAGCAACTTGGAACGTCATACCACGTGCGACCATGTCGGATGCTTGTTTCAGTTCTTCTTCGGAACGGCGCTGTCGTCTTTGGTAGCCTAGAATAAATGGGTTCGTAATCACTGTTATAAACATACTAATTATGGGGTAGGTAGATATTTCATTCATGAACGTGAAGGTGtgtttgtattaaaaaaaatttatttctcattgaaaattcgacaaatGCATATCCCAGAAACAATACTCTCACTATAAAATGttcaagaaattatttcaacactGAAGTCATATGTGTGGTGATATGAGAAATTTTCTGACCTTCAATTGCTGGAAACGGGCTGCCTGGTGTGCAGTTAGTAGCACGGACCATGCTAATAGTGTATGGTTTCTGATCATGGTTGAATTGTTCATCTGGCTCCATCTTCACCAGTCCCGGAGTCTCGGTGAGAGTTGCTTCGCAAGCACTCAATGCTTTTTCCAAGTGGTGGAGTGCCTCGGTGTGTTCCATGTTAACAGAATTCTGAGAGTTTTGAGTTGCGATGGGTGCTGCAGAAGGAGTCACTTGAAGAGATCCAATTGTCGGGGTGCACTCGAGAAGATTGGCATTATTTGCAGCCATCATTGGTGTATCTTCAATTTTGATATTGTCGattgttatttgttttgtCGGAATTGTTGGCGTCTCAAGATTGTTTGATTGCTGGGAACTGGATTCAGCATTCAGGTCCGGGTTGTCTTTTCCTTGATTCGATAGACCGCGTACCTATACAGTAGATTTACAAGTGACTAAGCCGGACATGTAAAAAATACTTTCTTTCCTTCAGAGAATACAGTGTGAGAACCTCATCAACATAAAGTTTTTGTTCATCAAAGTATACGAGACTGGATCATGAAAATGAGGAGT
It encodes the following:
- the LOC124303854 gene encoding broad-complex core protein isoforms 1/2/3/4/5-like — translated: MESGNNLPDVDNYLCGDHQQFCVSWTSHQSNMHNAFPKLLSSEQFVDVTLACDGGSIKCHKVVLSACSDYLERLLLDIPCTHPIIFLRDMRMWELQALVEFMYRGEVYVAQQQLTKLMQAAEALQVRGLSNQGKDNPDLNAESSSQQSNNLETPTIPTKQITIDNIKIEDTPMMAANNANLLECTPTIGSLQVTPSAAPIATQNSQNSVNMEHTEALHHLEKALSACEATLTETPGLVKMEPDEQFNHDQKPYTISMVRATNCTPGSPFPAIEGYQRRQRRSEEELKQASDMVARGMTFQVASEKYNIPISTIRFYMVRKGILQRRKRGRGSNSLGMNSQPGSPASPPFHMMNYRLPESLNTSLP